A genome region from Phycisphaeraceae bacterium includes the following:
- a CDS encoding ligase-associated DNA damage response DEXH box helicase, whose translation MSPGLACIDRWFDALGWTPWEFQRQAWRASRDGRSGLVHVPTGAGKTHAAYLGPLSRLIDSLGPEGASDRRRTLPKSERGVRILFVTPLRAVARDTELALRAPIEAMDLPFTVGSRTGDTSARERAAQRERLPEVLITTPESLSLLLCREGAAELFARLEAVIVDEWHELMPTKRGVQTELALARLSRWRPELVILGLSATVARPKDAAQHLVGTEREPLIIEGGPTREVVVESLLPESIEAMPWTGHMGLAMVEPLCRQLDPDQSTLIFTNTRSQAERWFMEIMRIRPQWHGRMGLHHGSIALDVRRRVEAGIKDGSLGIVVATSSLDLGVDFAPVERVVQIGSPKGVARLLQRAGRSSHRPGAACRVLCVPTHALELLEIAAAREAIARGEVEARPASSLPLDCLIQHLVTVATGGGFMPDALFEEVRRAWSFRTLSREEFDWAVGVVTDGGRTLRAYERYRRVRREPDGVHLVRDARTARTHRLNVGTISSEPVMTVALRGGRKLGTIEEDFVARLRPGDGFIFAGRALEFIRVHEMTAQVRPQRKSATLTPRWAGSRFPLSSALSASLRRMLDRIATGEPGPPEVEAARPVLEAQARRSRLPRPGETLIEACVTDEGSHLFVYPIEGRLVHEGLAALLALRLGRRVPATFTIMINDFGFELLTRSTDDLAQRLVDDASLWSTDGLVDDLREAVLAGDLSLRQFREIARVAGLVQERDIAGDRGARQLHAGASLLYQVFREFEPTSPLLKQAEREVLERQFEEDRLVRTLERLRREPRILVRMIQPGPLAWPLIAERTGVTSLSTESLGDRLAALLSEAVAGPGAGAPTARAPRRRSTALRSRS comes from the coding sequence GTGTCACCCGGCCTGGCGTGCATTGATCGCTGGTTCGACGCGCTCGGCTGGACGCCATGGGAGTTCCAGCGCCAGGCGTGGAGGGCCTCACGAGACGGTCGCAGCGGCCTGGTGCATGTTCCGACCGGCGCAGGCAAGACGCACGCGGCCTATCTCGGTCCTCTCTCGCGCTTGATCGACAGCCTCGGCCCCGAGGGTGCGAGTGATCGTCGACGCACGCTGCCCAAGTCTGAACGAGGCGTCAGGATTCTCTTCGTGACACCGCTGCGCGCGGTGGCGCGCGACACGGAGCTTGCGCTAAGGGCGCCGATTGAGGCAATGGACCTGCCGTTCACGGTCGGCTCGCGCACCGGCGACACTTCGGCGCGCGAGCGAGCGGCGCAGCGCGAGCGACTGCCCGAGGTGCTCATCACGACACCCGAGAGCCTCTCGCTGCTCCTCTGCCGAGAGGGCGCCGCGGAGCTCTTTGCTCGGTTGGAAGCAGTCATTGTCGATGAGTGGCATGAACTCATGCCCACGAAGCGAGGGGTCCAGACCGAACTCGCGCTTGCGCGCCTGTCGCGATGGCGACCGGAGCTGGTCATCTTGGGGCTGTCGGCGACCGTCGCACGGCCGAAGGACGCCGCACAGCATCTTGTCGGCACGGAGCGGGAGCCGCTGATCATCGAGGGCGGACCGACGCGCGAGGTCGTGGTCGAGTCGCTCCTCCCCGAATCGATCGAAGCCATGCCATGGACCGGTCACATGGGGCTGGCGATGGTCGAACCGCTCTGCCGCCAGCTCGATCCCGACCAGAGCACGCTGATCTTCACCAACACGCGCTCGCAGGCGGAGCGCTGGTTCATGGAAATCATGCGGATCCGGCCGCAGTGGCACGGCCGGATGGGGCTGCATCACGGCTCAATCGCCCTCGATGTGAGGCGTCGCGTGGAGGCGGGCATCAAGGATGGAAGCCTGGGAATCGTGGTGGCAACGAGCAGCCTCGATCTCGGCGTCGACTTCGCGCCGGTCGAGCGCGTCGTCCAGATCGGCTCACCCAAGGGGGTCGCGCGCCTTCTTCAGCGGGCGGGCCGGAGCTCTCATCGCCCAGGCGCCGCGTGTCGAGTGCTCTGCGTGCCCACTCATGCGCTCGAACTTCTTGAGATCGCTGCCGCGCGCGAGGCGATCGCCCGTGGCGAAGTTGAAGCACGCCCCGCCTCGTCGCTGCCGCTTGACTGTCTCATTCAGCACCTGGTCACGGTCGCCACCGGTGGAGGTTTCATGCCCGACGCGCTCTTCGAGGAGGTGCGCCGCGCGTGGAGTTTCCGCACGCTGTCGCGCGAGGAGTTCGACTGGGCGGTCGGGGTGGTGACCGACGGTGGGCGCACCCTTCGTGCGTACGAGCGATATCGGCGGGTTCGCCGCGAGCCGGATGGAGTGCACTTGGTGCGTGACGCGCGAACGGCGCGGACCCATCGCCTCAATGTCGGCACCATTTCGAGCGAGCCCGTGATGACGGTGGCGCTGCGAGGTGGCAGGAAGCTGGGGACGATCGAAGAGGACTTCGTCGCCCGACTCAGGCCTGGTGATGGCTTCATCTTCGCCGGTCGTGCCCTTGAGTTCATTCGCGTTCACGAGATGACGGCCCAGGTGCGCCCGCAGCGGAAGTCAGCGACGCTCACCCCCCGATGGGCGGGGAGTCGATTCCCGCTCTCTTCGGCGCTCTCAGCGTCGCTCAGGCGCATGCTCGACCGGATCGCCACGGGTGAGCCCGGGCCGCCGGAGGTTGAGGCCGCCCGGCCGGTGCTCGAAGCGCAAGCGCGGCGGAGCCGGTTGCCTCGCCCCGGAGAGACGCTGATTGAGGCATGCGTCACCGATGAGGGGTCGCATCTCTTTGTCTATCCCATCGAGGGACGCCTGGTGCATGAAGGACTCGCCGCACTCCTCGCGCTCCGGCTCGGACGGCGGGTGCCGGCGACCTTCACCATCATGATCAACGACTTCGGATTCGAGTTGCTCACGCGTTCGACCGACGACTTGGCGCAGCGCCTCGTCGATGATGCGTCGCTCTGGTCGACCGACGGTCTCGTGGACGATCTCCGCGAAGCGGTGCTCGCGGGTGATCTCTCGCTGCGCCAATTCCGTGAGATCGCGCGGGTGGCTGGATTGGTGCAGGAGCGGGACATTGCCGGTGATCGCGGGGCGAGGCAGCTTCATGCAGGCGCGTCGCTGCTCTACCAGGTCTTCCGCGAGTTCGAACCGACCAGTCCGCTGCTGAAGCAGGCCGAACGAGAGGTGCTTGAGAGGCAGTTCGAGGAGGATCGACTGGTCCGCACCCTCGAGCGACTTCGCCGGGAGCCGCGCATCCTCGTTCGCATGATTCAGCCGGGACCGCTCGCGTGGCCGCTCATTGCCGAGCGCACTGGCGTGACTTCGCTGTCGACTGAGTCCCTCGGTGATCGGTTGGCGGCGCTCCTCTCCGAAGCCGTGGCGGGACCTGGTGCGGGCGCCCCGACGGCACGAGCGCCCCGACGGCGCTCGACGGCCCTACGCTCCCGCTCGTGA
- the pdeM gene encoding ligase-associated DNA damage response endonuclease PdeM, with the protein MSVTSALPSQCVLSLGGEEVHLRAERALWWPSRRTLVVADLHLGKEEALLELGIPVPIGVIDETLERLHRLLKEINAARLLVLGDLVHHRSGLTAEVIDRVTEWRRTFAGLVELVPGNHEATVRQLPEAWEVTRLASEVREGPFICLHEPEARDEGYLLGGHLHPMVRIEGRVDRLLLPCFVIGVKRAILPAFTRFSRGVRVEAAVGDRVVAIADQALVEVPPSLAAS; encoded by the coding sequence GTGAGCGTCACATCGGCCCTTCCATCGCAGTGTGTCCTGAGTCTCGGCGGTGAAGAGGTTCACCTCCGCGCCGAGCGAGCGCTCTGGTGGCCCTCTCGGCGGACGCTGGTGGTCGCGGACCTGCACCTCGGCAAGGAAGAGGCCCTGCTCGAACTGGGCATTCCCGTGCCGATCGGTGTGATTGACGAGACACTCGAGCGGCTTCATCGCCTGCTGAAGGAGATCAATGCGGCGCGCTTGCTGGTGCTGGGCGACCTCGTTCATCATCGGAGCGGCCTGACTGCGGAGGTCATCGACCGGGTGACAGAGTGGCGACGCACCTTCGCCGGCCTGGTCGAACTTGTCCCTGGGAATCACGAAGCGACCGTTCGACAACTTCCCGAAGCGTGGGAGGTCACGCGTCTCGCCTCGGAGGTCCGTGAGGGACCGTTCATCTGTCTCCATGAGCCGGAAGCGCGCGACGAAGGCTATCTGCTTGGCGGTCATCTTCACCCGATGGTGCGCATCGAGGGCAGGGTTGACAGGCTCCTTCTCCCATGCTTCGTCATCGGTGTGAAGCGAGCGATTCTGCCCGCCTTCACGCGATTCAGCCGTGGCGTGCGCGTGGAGGCCGCTGTGGGCGATCGCGTGGTGGCCATCGCCGATCAGGCGCTCGTCGAAGTGCCGCCGTCGCTCGCTGCATCCTGA